The DNA window GAGAAACGGAAGAAGAATTTGAAGAAAGCCGCAGCTTTGTGGACAGTATTCATTTTTATGAGACACATATTTTCCCGTATTCCAAGAGAGAGGGGACAAAGGCAGCGGGTATGCCGGATCAGCTTACGGAACAGGTGAAAAAAGAACGAAGCAGGATTCTGATCGCTCTCGGAAAAGAACATCAGCGGGAGTATATGGAGCAGTTTTTGGGACAGGAAAAAGAGGTTCTGTTTGAGGAACAGCAGACGGTGGAAGGGCAGGAATACTGGACCGGACATACGATGGAATACCTGAAAATTGCGGTAATATCGGAAGAAAACCTGGAGAATAAGCGTGTTATGGTACAGCTTCGGGAGATGATCGGTCAGGATTTCGTTCTTGCAAAACGGTAAAAAACCGGAATTGGCAGAATGTTACAAAACTGATAAATAGCAATAGAAAGTTTAAAAAAACTGTAAACTTGATTGAATTTTTGTATCTTCTGTATTAGAATAGAATAGATATCAAGTATAGTTGAGGACGTGAAAAAATGGCAAATTTAAGCAATACACAGTATTTTAAAGTGAAAACAGAGCCGGAAGTACAGGTGAAAGAAGTCCTGGATGTGGTATACACAGCTATGGAAGAAAAGGGTTATAACCCGGTCAACCAGATTGTTGGTTATATTATGTCAGGTGACCCAACGTATATCACCAGCTACAAAGGTGCCAGAAGCATGATCATGAAAGTAGAACGTGACGAACTGGTAGAGGAACTTCTGAAAGAATATATTAAGAACAGATCCTGGGAGAATCGCTGATGAGGATTCTTGGACTTGATTATGGCTCAAAGACAATGGGAGTCGCGGTGAGCGACCCCCTTGGTTTTACTGCCCAGGGTGTGGAAATCATCCGCAGAAAATCAGAAAACAAGATGCGCCAGACACTGGCAAGAATCGAAGAACTGATCGCACAGTATCAGGTAGAAGAAATCGTACTTGGTTTACCGAAGAATATGAATAACACACTGGGAGACAGGGCTGAGAAATCTCTGGAGCTGAAAGAAACGCTGGAGAGAAGGACAGGTCTGCCTGTTGTGATGTGGGATGAACGGCTGACAACTGTATCTGCCAACCGGGTATTGATGGAGACGGGAGTACGCCGGGAAAACCGGAAAGAGCATGTGGACGAGATTGCTGCGGTATTTATCCTGCAGGGATATCTGGATTATCTTGCGAATAAGAAAGAAGAAACAGGACGGTAGAATCGTTATGGATAAAATCAAATTTGTGACAGATGAAGGCGAAACAGTGGAATTCTATGTAGAGGAGCAGACCAGAGTGAACGGTACAGATTATCTGCTGGTAACAGACTCCATGGATGATGAAGCCAACGCCTACATCCTGAAAGACTCTTCTGATGAGACAGATCCGGAAGCGGATTATGTGATGGTGGAAGATGACGTGGAACTGGAAGCCATGTCAAAAGTGTTCAGTCAGATGATGGACGATGTGGATATTGAGATGTAAGTAGTGACGGAGGTGCTATTTGAAAAAAAGTAACGATGGAAAATTGAAAATCATTCCTCTGGGCGGATTGGAACAGATTGGAATGAACATTACTGCCTTCGAATACGAAGACAGTATTATTGTGGTGGACTGCGGTCTGGCGTTCCCGGAGGACGATATGCTGGGAATCGACCTGGTCATCCCTGATATTACCTATTTGAAAGACAACTATGAAAAAGTGAAGGGTTTTGTGATCACTCACGGACACGAGGATCATATCGGAGCTCTTCCTTATGTATTAAGAGAGATTAATGTGCCGATCTACGCAACCAAGCTGACGATCGGTCTGATAGAAAATAAATTAAAAGAACACAACTTACTTCGTACCACAAAAAGAAAAACCATCAAACACGGACAGTCGATCAATCTGGGATGCTTCCGGATTGAATTCATTAAAACAAATCACAGTATTCAGGACGCTTCTGCACTTGCTATCTATTCTCCTGCCGGAATTGTTGTGCATACCGGTGACTTTAAAGTAGATTATACTCCGGTATTTGGCGATGCCATTGATCTGCAGCGTTTTGCAGAGATCGGAAAAAAAGGTGTTCTTGCACTGATGTGTGACAGTACCAATGCAGAGAGAAAGGGATTTACCATGTCAGAACGTACCGTGGGAAAAACGTTTGACAATCTGTTTGCAGAGCATAAAAATACAAGAATCATCATTGCTACTTTTGCGTCCAATGTAGACCGTGTGCAGCAGATCATCAACTCTGCTTACAAATACGGAAGAAAAGTAGTTGTGGAAGGCCGAAGCATGGTCAATGTCATCGGAACGGCGTCCGAACTTGGCTATCTGAACGTGCCGGACAATACACTGATTGATATCGATGAGATGAAAAATTATCCGGATGAGCAGATGGTTCTGATCACAACCGGAAGCCAGGGTGAGTCCATGGCGGCTCTGTCCCGTATGGCGGCAAATATTCATAAAAAAGTTTCGATTAAACCGGGCGATACCATTATTTTCAGTTCCAACCCGATTCCGGGTAATGAAAAAGCGGTATCCCGCGTGATCAACGAACTGTCAGCCAAAGGTGCGGATGTTATTTTCCAGGATGTCCATGTATCCGGACATGCCTGCCAGGAAGAGATTAAGCTGATCTACTCTCTGGTAAAACCGAAGTATTCGATTCCGGTTCACGGAGAATTCCGTCATCTGAAAGCACAGGCTGGCATTGCGGAAAGCCTGGGTATTCCGAAAGAAAACATTTTCATCATGCACTCCGGTGATGTGATGGAATTAAACGAAGAGTCCGCGGCGATCACCGGTAAAGTGCATACCGGAGCGATCCTGGTAGATGGACTTGGTGTCGGTGATGTAGGAAATATCGTACTTCGCGACCGTCAGCATCTGGCAGAAGACGGTATCATGATCGTTGTACTGACACTGGAAAAATACAGCAACCAGCTTCTGGCAGGTCCGGATATCGTATCCCGTGGATTTGTCTATGTGAGAGAATCCGAAGATCTGATGGGACAGGCAAAGAGCGTCGTAGAAGATGCGATCGATTCTTGTCTGGATCGAAGAATCTCCGACTGGGGAAAAATGAAAGGTGTGATCAAGGATTCCCTGGGTGACTTCCTGTGGAAGAGAACCAAGAGAAAACCGATGATTCTGCCAATTATAATGGAGGCGTAAGATACATGAACAAGATACAGGAATGCGTAGAAAAACTGCTGGAAGTAATCAGAGAGGATTCCGCATATCAGAGGTACCTTGCATGTGAGGAGAAGCTGAAATCCAATCCGGAATTAAAAAAACAGATTGATGAATTCCGTGTAGCCGTCTTTCATATGAACAATGACGATACACAGGGAGATCTGTACGATATTACAGATGAAGTGGAAAACAGATATGAAAGCCTTCGGAAAGTTCCGGAGGTGAACGCATATCTGGAGGCGGAACTGGATGTCTGTCGGATGCTTCAGCAGGTACAGTCACAGTTCCGAAACGGGATTGATCTGAACATTCCCAATGTATAATCACACTGCCGGACATCCCTGCAGCAGATGCGGGAAGGAGAAGCAAGGAGTATAGATGGGTAGTAAGAAAAAGAAAAAAGATGCAACGTATCAGGCTGCTGTCAGCGGGGCGAAAGGAGCAATCCGGATCCTGCTTTATGTTTTACTGATCTGTATCCTGATCTTTGTGGGAAAAACGGCATACAGCTTTGGATATCTGATCTTTTATCAGGAACCGGAGGCAGATACACAGGCGGAAGGTCAGGATGTGACCGTGATCGTTCATGAGGAGGATTCCGTCTATGATGTGGGTGTGACGTTGCAGGAGAAAGGACTGATCGAACGACCGGTCATCTTCTGGGCACAGGAAAAACTCTCCGATTACCGTGGCAAGATCAAACCGGGAACGTATCTTCTGAATACGCATGAGACGGTCGATCAGATGCTTGCCATCCTGTCAGGGAAAAATACAGAAGGACAGCCATCGCAGGAGAAAGAAAGCAGTACTTCCGATGCGGAGGATACGGAGGCTGGGGAGGAGAGTGCGTCATGATCGTAGATGAACGTATGGTGACATTTATCAATTCTCTGGATGAAGGGCATACGGAGTTTCTCGAACAGCTGGAAAAAGAAGCAAGGGAAGATGCAGTTCCCATCGTAAGAAGAGAGATGCAGAGTTTCTTAAAGTTTCTGATGGCGGCTGCCAGACCGAAGCGGATCCTGGAAGTGGGAACCGCGGTTGGATTTTCTGCACTTTTAATGTGTGAGTATAATCCGGAACCCTGTCAGATCATAACCATAGAAAATTATGAAAAGAGGATCCCGATTGCCCGGGAAAACTTTAAGAAAGCGGGCAAGGAGGGACAGATCGAACTTCTGGAGGGAGATGCGGCAAAGATCCTGCCGACACTTACCGAGCCGTTTGACTTTATCTTTATGGATGCGGCGAAGGGACAGTACCTTCACTTTTTGCCGGAAGTTTTGCGCCTGTTAAAGAGCGGCGGACTTCTGGTGTCGGATAATATCCTGCAGGAAGGCGATCTGATCGAATCCCGGTTCGCAGTGGAGCGAAGGAACCGGACGATCTACAAACGGATGCGCGAGTATCTGTATGAATTAAAACACAATGACGAGCTGGTAACTTCCCTGCTTCCGTTAGGGGATGGGGTTGCGGTCAGCACGAAACGATAGGAGAAAGAAACATGAGAATTCCGGAATTACTTGTTCCGGCCAGCAGCCTGGAAGTATTACAGGTTGCGGTTATATTTGGTGCGGATGCAGTTTATATCGGAGGCGAGGCCTTCGGTCTGCGCGCCAAAGCGAAAAATTTTTCAAAAGCAGACATGGTAGAAGGCATTCGGTTTGCCCATGAACATGGTGTCAAAGTGTATGTCACAGCCAACATTCTGGCACATAATCAGGATCTCGAAGGCGTTCGGGAATATTTTGAAGAGCTGAAAAAGATCGGACCGGATGCGCTGATCATTTCGGATCCGGGTGTATATCAGATTGCAAAAGAAGTATGTCCTGAGATCGAACGCCACATCAGTACCCAGGCGAACAATACCAACTATGGAACGTATCAGTTCTGGTATCAGATGGGAGCCAAACGTGTGGTAACGGCAAGGGAGTTGTCTCTCGAAGAGATCCGCGAGATCCGAAACCGGATTCCGGATGATATGGAGATTGAGACATTTATCCACGGAGCGATGTGTATCTCCTATTCTGGAAGATGCCTGTTGAGCAATTATCTGACCGGAAGAGATTCCAATCAGGGAGCATGCACTCATCCGTGTCGATGGAAGTACTCTATTATGGAAGAAAGTCGTCCGGGAGAGTATTTTCCGGTCTATGAAAATGAGAGAGGAACCTTTATTTTCAATTCCAAGGATCTGTGCATGATCGAGCATATCCCGGATCTGATCGATGCCGGAATCGACAGCTTTAAGATCGAGGGGCGTATGAAGACTGCCCTGTACGTGGCAACAGTTGCCCGGACCTATCGGAAAGCCATCGACGACTATCTGAAAGATCCGGCACTGTATCAGAAAAATATGCCATGGTATCAGGAACAGATTTCAAACTGTACTTACCGGCAGTTTACCACCGGATTCTTTTACGGAAAACCAACCCAGGAAGCACAGATTTATGATAACAACACATATATCAAAGAATATACTTATCTGGGTATCGTGGGAGAGGCAAACGAAGAAGGAAAATACTGCATCTCTCAGAGAAACAAGTTTTCTGTCGGAGAACAGATCGAGGTTATGAAGCCGAATGGCGATAACATCGAAGTGACCGTAAAGAGTATTCAGGACGAGGAAGGCAACCAGATGGAGAGCGCACCGCATCCGAAACAGATTCTTTACATTGATCTGGGAATCAAACTGGATCGATATGATATTTTACGCAGAAAAGAACCGGTCACGGAGCTTTAATACAGCATTTTTTTC is part of the Blautia faecicola genome and encodes:
- a CDS encoding IreB family regulatory phosphoprotein, with amino-acid sequence MANLSNTQYFKVKTEPEVQVKEVLDVVYTAMEEKGYNPVNQIVGYIMSGDPTYITSYKGARSMIMKVERDELVEELLKEYIKNRSWENR
- the ruvX gene encoding Holliday junction resolvase RuvX, producing MRILGLDYGSKTMGVAVSDPLGFTAQGVEIIRRKSENKMRQTLARIEELIAQYQVEEIVLGLPKNMNNTLGDRAEKSLELKETLERRTGLPVVMWDERLTTVSANRVLMETGVRRENRKEHVDEIAAVFILQGYLDYLANKKEETGR
- a CDS encoding DUF1292 domain-containing protein, producing MDKIKFVTDEGETVEFYVEEQTRVNGTDYLLVTDSMDDEANAYILKDSSDETDPEADYVMVEDDVELEAMSKVFSQMMDDVDIEM
- a CDS encoding ribonuclease J, which gives rise to MKKSNDGKLKIIPLGGLEQIGMNITAFEYEDSIIVVDCGLAFPEDDMLGIDLVIPDITYLKDNYEKVKGFVITHGHEDHIGALPYVLREINVPIYATKLTIGLIENKLKEHNLLRTTKRKTIKHGQSINLGCFRIEFIKTNHSIQDASALAIYSPAGIVVHTGDFKVDYTPVFGDAIDLQRFAEIGKKGVLALMCDSTNAERKGFTMSERTVGKTFDNLFAEHKNTRIIIATFASNVDRVQQIINSAYKYGRKVVVEGRSMVNVIGTASELGYLNVPDNTLIDIDEMKNYPDEQMVLITTGSQGESMAALSRMAANIHKKVSIKPGDTIIFSSNPIPGNEKAVSRVINELSAKGADVIFQDVHVSGHACQEEIKLIYSLVKPKYSIPVHGEFRHLKAQAGIAESLGIPKENIFIMHSGDVMELNEESAAITGKVHTGAILVDGLGVGDVGNIVLRDRQHLAEDGIMIVVLTLEKYSNQLLAGPDIVSRGFVYVRESEDLMGQAKSVVEDAIDSCLDRRISDWGKMKGVIKDSLGDFLWKRTKRKPMILPIIMEA
- a CDS encoding YlbF family regulator — translated: MNKIQECVEKLLEVIREDSAYQRYLACEEKLKSNPELKKQIDEFRVAVFHMNNDDTQGDLYDITDEVENRYESLRKVPEVNAYLEAELDVCRMLQQVQSQFRNGIDLNIPNV
- a CDS encoding endolytic transglycosylase MltG, with amino-acid sequence MGSKKKKKDATYQAAVSGAKGAIRILLYVLLICILIFVGKTAYSFGYLIFYQEPEADTQAEGQDVTVIVHEEDSVYDVGVTLQEKGLIERPVIFWAQEKLSDYRGKIKPGTYLLNTHETVDQMLAILSGKNTEGQPSQEKESSTSDAEDTEAGEESAS
- a CDS encoding O-methyltransferase; protein product: MIVDERMVTFINSLDEGHTEFLEQLEKEAREDAVPIVRREMQSFLKFLMAAARPKRILEVGTAVGFSALLMCEYNPEPCQIITIENYEKRIPIARENFKKAGKEGQIELLEGDAAKILPTLTEPFDFIFMDAAKGQYLHFLPEVLRLLKSGGLLVSDNILQEGDLIESRFAVERRNRTIYKRMREYLYELKHNDELVTSLLPLGDGVAVSTKR
- a CDS encoding peptidase U32 family protein → MRIPELLVPASSLEVLQVAVIFGADAVYIGGEAFGLRAKAKNFSKADMVEGIRFAHEHGVKVYVTANILAHNQDLEGVREYFEELKKIGPDALIISDPGVYQIAKEVCPEIERHISTQANNTNYGTYQFWYQMGAKRVVTARELSLEEIREIRNRIPDDMEIETFIHGAMCISYSGRCLLSNYLTGRDSNQGACTHPCRWKYSIMEESRPGEYFPVYENERGTFIFNSKDLCMIEHIPDLIDAGIDSFKIEGRMKTALYVATVARTYRKAIDDYLKDPALYQKNMPWYQEQISNCTYRQFTTGFFYGKPTQEAQIYDNNTYIKEYTYLGIVGEANEEGKYCISQRNKFSVGEQIEVMKPNGDNIEVTVKSIQDEEGNQMESAPHPKQILYIDLGIKLDRYDILRRKEPVTEL